The Lycium barbarum isolate Lr01 chromosome 9, ASM1917538v2, whole genome shotgun sequence genome has a segment encoding these proteins:
- the LOC132609688 gene encoding uncharacterized protein LOC132609688, whose amino-acid sequence MDIELAKCECCGLKEDCTQDYISQVKENFDGKWLCGLCSEAVRDEVNRGKKQFLCMEEAVKAHMSFCRKYKSNPAIKVADGMRQMLRRRSDLSSSSSSSSNSSNSKKYSRSASSISQIGIGLMDSHFFT is encoded by the exons ATGGACATAGAGTTGGCAAAGTGTGAGTGTTGTGGGCTAAAAGAAGATTGCACACAAGACTACATTAGCCAAGTTAAGGAGAATTTTGATGGGAAATGGTTATGTGGCCTTTGTTCTGAAGCTGTTAGAGATGAAGTGAATAGAGGAAAAAAACAATTTCTTTGTATGGAAGAAGCTGTGAAGGCACATATGTcattttgtagaaaatataagTCTAATCCTGCAATCAAAGTAGCTGATGGAATGAGGCAAATGCTAAGGAGAAGGTCTGATTTGTCGTCgtcctcatcatcatcttcaAATTCTTCTAATTCCAAGAAGTATTCAAGATCAGCAAGTTCAATATCTCAA ATTGGAATCGGCCTTATGGATTCCCACTTCTTCACTTAA